The window GCTACCGTTCCTCCCCGGCGCGTGGGGCGGGACCACCCTCGTCGCGGCGCTGGTCGTCGTGTTCGCCGTCAACGGCGCGGGCACGTCGCTGTCGAGCGTCGTGGCGGTGACGCTGCGTCAGCTGCGCACGCCGGACCACCTGCTGGGCCGCGTCAACGCCACGATGCGGTGGATCTCGTACGGCGTCGTGGCGATCGGTGCGGCCGTCGGTGGTGCGGTGGGCGAGACCATCGGCACCCGGTGGGGGATGGTGATCGGCTGCGCGGGGGTGATGTTGACGGTGATCTGGGTGGGCGCGTCACCGCTTCGCCGCATCCGGGATCCTCGTTCGCTCGCGCGAGACGTCACCGAGGCGAAAGCGTCCGCCGCATCGCCGTGACCTGCCGCGGCCCGTTCGTCACCAGATGGTGCCGCCGCCGACGGAGATGCCGCCCCAGGTGAGAAGGATGAAGATGATCGCGAACACGACGGGCGCGATGCCCTGCCCGCTGCGCGCGAGCCCCTTCAACAGGCCGATCACCGTGAACACGGCGGCGACGATGGAGAGCCCGCCGCCGAGGATGAGCCCAATGAACAGCGGGATGGGCATGAGCACGAGCCCGGCGAGACCGAACCAGAATCCAGCCCAGGCGCTCGGGTTGCGGAGACGTTCGACGGTGTAGGACACGTCCCCATTATGCGGGGCGTGTGCTGATAGAACACAAAAGCCCCGGCTGACCGGGGCTCATGGCGGAGACGGAGGGATTTGAACCCTCGGTCCCCTTACGGGGACTCCACCTTAGCAGGGTGGTGCACTAGGCCTGACTATGCGACGTCTCCAGTGGCGGCTTGCGCCGAACACACCCGTCCATCATAACCGGTCGGTTCGCCCCCACCGAACAGGTCCCGGATACTCGATAGCGGATGCGGTGGGCACCGCATCCGGAAGGGCATGCGGTGGACCCGAAACACCTCGTCAGTTCGGCGGCGCTCGCGCTGCTGGCCGGTTTCGTCGACGGCTTCGCGTTCGTGATGCTCGGCGGTTTCTTCGTGTCGTTCATGAGCGGCAACACGACACAGGCCTCGGCGGAACTGACGGGCGGTGCGTGGGGCGCCGCAGGATACGCGGGACTGCTCGTCGCGGCCTTCGTCGCCGGCGGGGTCACGGGCACCGCCGTGTCGATCCGCGCACGGTCACGCGGCGTCATGACCCTCGTCGCACTCACGCTGCTCGTCGCCGCGGTTCTGGCCGGGATCGGTCACGTGCCGGCGGCGGGGCCGGTCCTCGCGGCCGCGATGGGCGCCACGAACGCCGTGCACTCCCGCGACGGCGCCGCCCCCTTCGGCATCACGTATATGACAGGGCAGCTCATGAAGCTCGCCGAGAACATCGTCGCCGCCTTCCGCGGCGGCGACCGGCGCGCATGGATGCGGCACCTCGCACTGTGGGTCGCGATCGCGGCCGGTGCGATCGGAGGCGCTGCCGCGGCACGCCTCGTGGGCCCCGCCGCGCTCTGGCTTCCCGCGGTCGCCGCCACCGCCACGGCGGCCACCCTCGTCCTGCGGCGACGAGTCCCGTCGGCGGACGTCAGGTGACTGAGGAGGACCATCAGCTCATGATCGAATGGCGACCGGCAGAACCGGTGGATGCGTCGGGCATGGCCGAGGTGCAGGACGCCATCCACCGCGCCGGCCTCTGAGCGCTACTTCTGCGGAACGGTGCAGGTCACCTGGCTCGCGTTCTGGCCCGAGATCGACGACGGCAGCTCGACCGCCGTGTCTGACGGGAGCGCCTCGCCGCCCTCCGTCGCCGCAGGGGCGGGAGGAGTCGCGGCGGGATCCGGAGTAGCGGTGTCGGGCACCTCGCCCGTGACCTCGACGCCGAAGCCGCCACTGGCCTCACCCGTGAGCTGAAGCGGGCGGTTCTCGCGGAGTGCGGCGAAGAGCTCGTCCGCCGCACCCGAGATCGGAACGAGACCGTCGCCCGAGTAGGCCGCCGGGTACTGGACGAAGACGATGTCCTCGAACGGGACATCCTTCAGGGCCATCGCGATCTGTGCCATGCGCGTCGGGTTGGCGAGCTGCTTGTCGAGCACGAGCTGCTTCTCGCGCACCTGCGTCATGGCGACGTTCGCGAAGTTCAGCAGCTTGCCCGCATCCCCGAAGACGGCGTCGCCCTGCAGCTTGCGCACGAGCGACGACATGAACTGCTGCTGGTTCGAGATCCGGCCGAGGTCCGAACCGTCGCCGATGCCGTGACGGATACGCAGGAACTGCAGCGCCTGAACCCCCTGCAGCGTGTGCGTTCCGGCGGTGAGCACGAGGCCGGTGTGCCGGTCGGAGATGTCGCCCTGCACGCAGACGTCGACGCCGCCGACGGCGTCGGAAAGGTTGATCACGCCGGTCCAGCGGATGGCGGCCGCGAACTGGATGTCTTCGCCGGTGAGTTCCTCGACGGTGCGCACGGTGCACGGCAGGCCGCCGTACATGTAGGACGCGTTGATCTTCTCCGTGCCGCCGCCCACCGTGTTGCCGTCGGAGTCCTGGCACTCGGCGATCGGCACGAAGGTGTCGCGCGGGATGGACACGACCGTCACTCGGCGCGGCGCATCGCTGATGTGGACAAGCATCGTCACGTCGTTGCGCTCGCCACCGTCATCGTCGATGCCGCACCGCGGGAACAGGGCGAGATCCTGCCCCTCGCATGAGTCGGTGCCCACGAGCAGGAGGTTCACCCCACCTTCGATCTCGCCGAGGCCGGGAGGCAGAGCGGGGTCGCCGTCATTACCGATGTCGACGGCGTTGTCCTGGATGGTGGCTGCGGCATCCCAGAGGTGGAAGCCGACGACGCCCGCGGCCGAGGCGATGCCGACGACCACGGCAACGGCCGCGATCGACAACGCCTGCACGAGAGGATGCGGAGACCGCAGCCGTCCGTGCCGGGCGACCGGGAGGCCGCGAGGACGCCGCCGTGGCATCAGCGCAGGTTTCCGTTCGAGCACGTCTCCTCAGCGGCGGTCTGCCCGGCGATGGAGGACGGCAGCTCGACGCTGTCGGTCGGGGTCGTGGGCTGCGCCACGTCGGCGGACTGGGTCGGCGCGGGGGTGGTCGGGTCGGTGGGAGCCTCGGTCGGATCGGCGACGATCGTACCCTCGCCCTGGCTCGTCGAGCCTGTCAACACGAGCTGCTGGTTGGCCTCGAGGGCGGCGAACAAGGTTTCGGCGGCGTTCTTGTTCGGCACCACGCGGTTCGGGTCGGCCGGGTCGGTGAGCGTCGGGTACTGAACGAAGACGATCTCGTTGAACGGCACTTCCTTGACGGCGAGCGCGATCTGCACGAGCGTCATCGGATTCGTGAGGCTCTGGCTCGGCGTGACGTTCTCGACGCCGACGGTAGCGAGCTTGTAGAGCGTGGCGGGATCGCTGAGCACACCCTCGCCGACGAGCTTGCGCGCGAGACGCGACATGTACTGCTGCTGGTTGGAGATGCGACCGAGGTCGCCACCGTTCCCGACGCCGTGCCGCGTCCGGAGGAACTGCAAAGCGTCCCAGCCCTGCACGTTGCGCGTGCCGGCGGGCCAGTCGATGCCCGTGTACGGGTCGCGGATGCCGTTGGCGATGCAGACGTCGACGCCACCGATGGCGTCGGTGATCTGGATGACGCCGCCGAAGGTGACGGATGCGGCGAACGGAATGTTCTGACCGGTCAGCTCGGAGATCGTTTTCACCGCGCAGCTGAGGCCTCCATATGAGAAGGTCGAGTTCAGCTGCTGCTTGCTCATTGCCGACGTCGTCGAGCCGTCCTCCCGCGTGCAGGAGGGAATCGGGATCATGAGGTCGCGCGGGAACGAGATCACCGTCACCCGACGCGGGTTGTCGGAGATGTGCAGCAGCAGGTTGACGTCGTTGAGGTCGCCGTCGGCATCGGCGCCGGAGCACCGGTCGCCGAAGAGCTCGGCGTACTCCGGCTCGCAGGCGTCGGTGCCGGCGAGGAACAGGTTCACGCCACCCTCGATCGCCCCGATGTCCGGCGGCACGGCGCTCTGTCCCTCGAGCGCGACCGCGTCCTGCGTGAGGTTGGTCGTCAGGC is drawn from Microbacterium binotii and contains these coding sequences:
- a CDS encoding LCP family protein, which encodes MQALSIAAVAVVVGIASAAGVVGFHLWDAAATIQDNAVDIGNDGDPALPPGLGEIEGGVNLLLVGTDSCEGQDLALFPRCGIDDDGGERNDVTMLVHISDAPRRVTVVSIPRDTFVPIAECQDSDGNTVGGGTEKINASYMYGGLPCTVRTVEELTGEDIQFAAAIRWTGVINLSDAVGGVDVCVQGDISDRHTGLVLTAGTHTLQGVQALQFLRIRHGIGDGSDLGRISNQQQFMSSLVRKLQGDAVFGDAGKLLNFANVAMTQVREKQLVLDKQLANPTRMAQIAMALKDVPFEDIVFVQYPAAYSGDGLVPISGAADELFAALRENRPLQLTGEASGGFGVEVTGEVPDTATPDPAATPPAPAATEGGEALPSDTAVELPSSISGQNASQVTCTVPQK
- a CDS encoding YoaK family protein, which gives rise to MDPKHLVSSAALALLAGFVDGFAFVMLGGFFVSFMSGNTTQASAELTGGAWGAAGYAGLLVAAFVAGGVTGTAVSIRARSRGVMTLVALTLLVAAVLAGIGHVPAAGPVLAAAMGATNAVHSRDGAAPFGITYMTGQLMKLAENIVAAFRGGDRRAWMRHLALWVAIAAGAIGGAAAARLVGPAALWLPAVAATATAATLVLRRRVPSADVR
- a CDS encoding LCP family protein, whose protein sequence is MSPTRSGRRQTVARHGRLRSPHPVAQFFKLVAVSLAVVLVAGIGVVGYNVWSLTTNLTQDAVALEGQSAVPPDIGAIEGGVNLFLAGTDACEPEYAELFGDRCSGADADGDLNDVNLLLHISDNPRRVTVISFPRDLMIPIPSCTREDGSTTSAMSKQQLNSTFSYGGLSCAVKTISELTGQNIPFAASVTFGGVIQITDAIGGVDVCIANGIRDPYTGIDWPAGTRNVQGWDALQFLRTRHGVGNGGDLGRISNQQQYMSRLARKLVGEGVLSDPATLYKLATVGVENVTPSQSLTNPMTLVQIALAVKEVPFNEIVFVQYPTLTDPADPNRVVPNKNAAETLFAALEANQQLVLTGSTSQGEGTIVADPTEAPTDPTTPAPTQSADVAQPTTPTDSVELPSSIAGQTAAEETCSNGNLR